A stretch of Lathyrus oleraceus cultivar Zhongwan6 chromosome 6, CAAS_Psat_ZW6_1.0, whole genome shotgun sequence DNA encodes these proteins:
- the LOC127096213 gene encoding uncharacterized protein LOC127096213: MGCVLGQHDESGRKEHAIYYLSKKFTNCEIKYSLLEKTYCALAWAAHQLRQYILTHTTILISKMDPIKYTFEKPALTGRVARWQMILIEYDIQYTTQKAIKSSIIVDYLAHQHVEDYQPMKFEFPYEDVLFLKEYFNRPDPDGGLEPGSRWTLVFDGASNALGNGVGDVVTSPTGFHIHFITRIYFDCTNNMDDYEACIYGIEAAIDLRIQYLEVYGDSALVISQINVDWETHHPNLIPYREHVLKLIPYFEEIIFDHIPRE, translated from the coding sequence atggggtgtgtattagGCCAACATGATGAGTCTGGCCGAAAAGAGCACGCaatatactacctgagcaaaaaaTTTACCaactgtgaaatcaaatattcactgcttgagaaaacttattGTGCTCTAGCGTGGGCTGCTCACCAGCTGAGACAATACATCTTGACCCACACTACTATTTTGATTTCGAAGATGGACCCGATCAAGTATActtttgagaagcctgctctcACAGGGAGGGTGgcccgttggcaaatgattttaatagaatatgatatccagtatacgaCTCAGAAAGCCATCAAGAGTAGTATAATTGTTGACTACCTAGCTCATCAGCATGTGGAAGATTACCAACCAATGAAATTCGAGTTTCCTTATGAAGATGTGTTGTTTCTAAAAGAATATTTCAACCGACCGGACCCAGATGGAGGCCTAGAACCAGGATCGCGATGGACGCTCGTGTTTGACGGTGCTTCAAATGCTTTAGGAAACGGTGTAGGAGATGTCGTTACTTCCCCCACGGGTTTTCATATTCATTTCATTACCAGAATCTATTTCGATTGCACAAATAACATGGATGATTATGAAGCTTGCATCTATGGGATTGAAGCtgccattgatttgagaatccAGTATCTTGAAGTATATGGGGATTCAGCTCTGGTCATTAGCCAAATTAATGTAGATTGGGAGACTCATCACCCAAATTTGATTCCATACCGAGAGCACGTGTTGAAGTTGATTCCATACTTTGAGGAGATCATATTCGATCATATTCCAAGAGAATAG